One segment of Ricinus communis isolate WT05 ecotype wild-type chromosome 8, ASM1957865v1, whole genome shotgun sequence DNA contains the following:
- the LOC8259739 gene encoding metal transporter Nramp6: MAGGSLSSGEQPQFIASTGNRSFSNAPLIDNPDSSDQIVIPDRKSWKNLFAYMGPGFLVSIAYIDPGNFETDLQSGAQYKYGLLWIILVASCAALVIQSLAANLGVVTGKHLAEHCRIEYPRVPNFILWVLAEIAIVACDIPEVIGTAFALNMLFKIPVWIGVLLTGLSTLILLALQQYGVRKLEFLIAFLVLTMAACFFAELGYAKPAAPEVLEGLFVPQLKGDGATGLAISLLGAMVMPHNLFLHSALVLSRKIPRSVRGIKEACRFYFIESAFALSVAFLINVSVISVSGAVCNSPNLNPEDQSKCEDLDLNKASFLLKNVLGSWSSKLFAIALLASGQSSTITGTYAGQYVMQGFLDLRLVPWVRNFLTRCLAIVPSLIVALVGGSAGAGKLIIIASMILSFELPFALIPLLKFTSCKTKMGAYANSIAISAITWIIGSLLMLINVYYLGTAFIKILFHSHLTRVAAVFLGLFGFGAMALYLAAIAYLVFRRNTKASHLLALTTPESRQMANESGERSVPSLIREDIANMQLPQRSMEEVDR, translated from the exons atGGCGGGCGGCTCATTATCATCCGGGGAGCAGCCACAGTTTATTGCTAGTACTGGAAATAGGAGTTTTTCCAATGCACCACTTATTGACAATCCAGATTCTTCTGATCAAATCGTTATTCCTGAT AGGAAAAGCTGGAAAAACCTGTTTGCATATATGGGACCAGGGTTCCTTGTTTCTATTGCATATATTGACCCTGGAAATT TTGAAACTGACCTACAGTCAGGAGCACAATACAAGTATGGG ttgCTTTGGATCATCTTAGTAGCCTCATGTGCTGCTCTTGTTATTCAATCTCTTGCAGCCAATCTGGGGGTTGTCACTG GAAAGCATTTAGCAGAACACTGCAGGATTGAATACCCTAGGGTGCCCAACTTTATCCTTTGGGTTCTTGCTGAAATTGCTATTGTAGCATGTGATATTCCTGAAG TGATTGGTACAGCCTTTGCATTGAACATGCTCTTCAAAATTCCAGTTTGGATTGGTGTTCTTCTGACTGGGCTTAGTACATTGATTCTTCTAGCATTACAGCAATATGGG GTCCGGAAGCTTGAATTCCTTATTGCTTTTCTTGTACTTACAATGGCTGCGTGCTTTTTTGCGGAGCTTGGCTATGCAAAGCCTGCTGCACCTGAAGTTCTGGAAGGGCTTTTTGTTCCCCAACTTAAGGGAGATGGTGCCACGGGGCTTGCAATTTCACTTCTTGGTGCCATGGTTATGCC GCACAATCTCTTCCTCCATTCTGCATTGGTGCTTTCCAGGAAAATCCCTCGATCTGTCCGTGGTATAAAG GAGGCTTGCAGATTTTACTTCATTGAAAGTGCTTTTGCTCTCTCAGTGGCCTTTCTTATTAATGTGTCTGTTATATCTGTAAGTGGTGCTGTTTGCAATTCCCCAAATTTAAACCCTGAAGATCAGTCGAAATGTGAAGATTTGGACTTGAACAAGGCTTCCTTTCTGCTTAAA AATGTTTTAGGTAGTTGGAGTTCAAAGCTTTTTGCAATTGCTTTACTGGCATCAGGCCAGAGTTCTACCATAACAGGAACTTATGCAGGGCAGTATGTCATGCAG GGTTTCCTGGATCTACGATTAGTACCATGGGTACGCAATTTCCTTACTCGATGCTTGGCAATAGTTCCCAGTTTAATCGTTGCACTTGTTGGTGGTTCTGCTGGGGCTGGAAAGCTAATTATCATTGCATCG ATGATTCTTTCATTTGAACTGCCTTTTGCTCTTATTCCCCTTCTCAAGTTCACCAGCTGCAAAACCAAGATGGGAGCATATGCCAACTCAATTGCG ATTTCAGCCATCACTTGGATCATTGGTTCCTTGCTCATGTTAATAAATGTGTACTACCTTGGGACGGCTTTTATCAAAATTCTCTTTCACAGCCACCTAACACGGGTGGCAGCTGTATTTCTAGGATTATTTGGATTTGGAGCTATGGCACTGTATTTGGCAGCTATTGCGTACCTAGTTTTTCGCAGAAACACAAAAGCTTCTCATCTTTTAGCACTAACAACACCTGAAAGTCGACAGATGGCTAATGAATCCGGTGAGAGATCGGTGCCTAGTCTCATTAGAGAAGACATAGCAAACATGCAGTTACCTCAGCGGTCCATGGAAGAAGTTGACCGATAA
- the LOC8259738 gene encoding CBL-interacting serine/threonine-protein kinase 5 — protein sequence MEIQTEQVSSNIKSHGERHILFGKYEMGRLLGQGTFAKVYKGKNMATQESVAIKVVHKDQVKKQGLMEQLKREISAMNLVKHPNVVELKEVMATKLKVYFVMEYVRGGELFAKVKKGKLKEDLARKYFQQLISAVDYCHSRGVSHRDLKPENLLLDENGDLKVSDFGLSALPEQHWNDGLLHTQCGTPAYVAPEVLRKKGYDGGKADIWSCGVILFVLLAGYLPFQNENLMKMYMKIFKAEYAIPPWISPDAKRLISKLLVVDPEKRISIPDTMKNPWFRKGLTKPIAFSNELEEKGQKAIEEEKLGLQASHSPPFYNAFEFISAMSSGFDLSSLFESKRKSGSMFTSKCSAPVILTKLESAAKELNFRVASDSEFKVKFQGNVDGRKGKLEVTAEVYEVAPEVAVVEFSKSSGDTLEYTKFCVEDVRPALSDIVWSWQGETSTHQLDDQVATS from the coding sequence ATGGAAATCCAAACAGAACAAGTAAGTAGCAATATCAAGAGTCATGGTGAAAGACATATTCTTTTTGGAAAGTATGAGATGGGGAGGTTATTAGGCCAAGGTACTTTTGCAAAGGTGTATAAAGGGAAAAATATGGCAACCCAAGAAAGTGTTGCTATTAAAGTTGTCCACAAAGATCAAGTCAAGAAACAAGGATTAATGGAGCaattaaagagagaaatatcTGCTATGAATCTTGTCAAGCACCCAAATGTTGTCGAGTTAAAAGAAGTTATGGCGACAAAGTTAAAAGTTTACTTTGTAATGGAATATGTCAGAGGTGGCGAGTTATTTGCTAAAGTCAAGAAAGGGAAACTTAAAGAAGATTTAGCGAGAAAGTATTTCCAACAATTGATTAGTGCAGTTGATTATTGTCATAGCCGTGGAGTTTCTCATCGTGATTTAAAACCTGAAAATCTACTCTTGGATGAAAATGGGGATTTGAAAGTTTCCGATTTCGGTCTCTCTGCCTTGCCTGAGCAACATTGGAATGATGGGCTGCTGCATACTCAATGTGGCACTCCAGCTTATGTTGCTCCTGAAGTTTTGAGGAAAAAAGGGTACGATGGTGGTAAAGCTGATATTTGGTCTTGTGGTGTTATCCTTTTTGTTTTGCTTGCTGGTTACTTGCCATTTCAGAATGAGAATCTGATGAAAATGTATATGAAGATTTTCAAGGCAGAATATGCGATTCCTCCTTGGATTTCACCTGATGCTAAAAGATTGATTTCCAAGCTTCTTGTTGTTGATCCTGAGAAGAGAATTTCAATTCCAGATACAATGAAAAATCCTTGGTTTCGGAAGGGACTTACCAAGCCAATTGCTTTTTCCAATGAATTAGAAGAGAAAGGTCAAAAAGCTATTGAAGAAGAGAAATTAGGATTACAAGCTAGCCATTCTCCACCATTCTACAATGCTTTCGAGTTCATTTCAGCAATGTCATCAGGATTTGATTTATCAAGCTTATTTGAAAGCAAGAGAAAATCAGGTTCTATGTTCACTTCAAAGTGTTCTGCCCCTGTAATCCTGACAAAGTTGGAATCAGCAGCAAAGGAGTTGAATTTTAGAGTGGCAAGTGACTCGGAATTTAAGGTGAAATTTCAAGGGAACGTAGACGGAAGGAAAGGGAAGCTGGAAGTGACGGCGGAGGTGTACGAAGTAGCCCCAGAGGTGGCGGTGGTGGAGTTCTCCAAGTCCTCCGGCGACACTCTAGAGTACACCAAGTTCTGTGTAGAGGATGTTAGGCCTGCCCTGAGTGACATAGTTTGGAGTTGGCAAGGTGAAACCAGCACTCACCAACTAGATGACCAAGTAGCAACAAGTTAG
- the LOC8259736 gene encoding dehydrogenase/reductase SDR family member FEY, which produces MKSLLVGKAKRRPWWMESFKGWSYVMYEMLFQKICTWNLKNPLPLPCLDNVNCIVTGSTSGIGLEIAKQLSFSGAHVVMAVRNISSAYELIEKWHDELQDEWHGTSTLSIDVMELNLLSLHSVVRFAEKWNSRSKPLHVLVNNAGIFSIGEPQKFSRDGCETHMQVNHFAPALLSILLLPSLIKGPTSRIVNVNSTLHSMGFVNTNDMNFILRKPKFTSTKAYSNSKLAQVMFSSILQKQLPINSGVSVVCVSPGSVRTNVTRGLPQIAKAAQQSIPYFPFTPQQGARSALYAATNPKILEYCKELKDKDLPFCAYISFDCNPAKPSRKARKLHVANAVWQRTLDMIGLPIDVVQRILQGVEVSCQLNN; this is translated from the coding sequence AGAAAATATGTACATGGAATCTCAAAAATCCATTGCCTTTACCTTGTCTCGATAATGTCAATTGTATTGTAACTGGATCTACTAGTGGCATTGGACTTGAAATCGCCAAGCAATTGTCTTTCTCCGGAGCACATGTAGTCATGGCCGTCAGGAACATATCTTCAGCATATGAATTAATCGAGAAATGGCATGACGAATTACAGGACGAATGGCATGGTACATCCACACTCAGTATTGACGTGATGGAGTTGAATTTGCTATCTCTCCACTCTGTCGTGAGATTTGCGGAGAAATGGAATTCACGTTCAAAACCTTTGCATGTTCTCGTCAATAATGCTGGAATATTTTCTATAGGAGAGCCGCAGAAGTTTTCGAGAGACGGGTGTGAAACACATATGCAAGTTAATCATTTTGCTCCTGCGTTGCTTTCCATATTGCTTTTGCCATCTCTGATAAAAGGGCCTACAAGCCGGATTGTGAATGTAAATTCTACTTTACATTCTATGGGATTTGTAAACACAAATGACATGAACTTCATCCTGAGGAAACCGAAATTCACCAGTACAAAGGCATATTCAAATAGTAAGCTTGCACAGGTTATGTTTAGCAGCATCCTGCAGAAACAACTGCCTATTAACTCTGGTGTGAGCGTGGTATGCGTTTCCCCTGGAAGTGTCCGAACCAATGTGACAAGGGGTCTTCCTCAGATAGCGAAAGCTGCTCAGCAATCGATACCGTATTTCCCCTTTACTCCTCAACAAGGTGCAAGGAGTGCACTTTATGCAGCTACTAATCCTAAAATCCTCGAGTACTGCAAGGAATTGAAGGACAAAGATTTGCCTTTTTGTGCTTATATCTCATTTGACTGCAATCCTGCGAAGCCTTCAAGAAAAGCAAGAAAGCTACATGTTGCTAATGCAGTGTGGCAGAGAACATTGGACATGATTGGCCTTCCTATTGATGTTGTGCAGAGGATTCTACAAGGGGTAGAAGTCAGTTGTCAACTGAACAACTAG